The nucleotide window GCGGCCGCAATGGCCGTTGCCGATCGCGACGAGCCGTCGATGACCGCCATCTCGCCGAAGAACTCGCCCTTGCCGAGCGCGGCGATCACCGTCTTTCCGGTGCCGTTCATCTTGGCGATCTCGACCTTGCCGTCGAGCACGACGAACAGTTCCCTCCCGGTCGAGCCTTCCTCAAAAATGACGTCATCTACATCAAACTCGTTGATGCATTTCTCGATGGTCATGGTGGCCCCCTGCCTTTCCGGGCTGGTCGGTTGCATCCATGTTAGTCGGGAAACGGACCGGCGCAAACGGAACCACGGATGCCGCAGGGCAGCATAGGAGACGTGAGTCCGGACGGCCGTGTACCGGCCAAAACCGGCCCGGATGAGTTCCTAAAATTTCGGTAAGGCCCGGGCCGGTAACGATTTGGCAAGCAATAAAAGTTACCAAATGGTCAATCAATTCTGGAGAATC belongs to Bradyrhizobium icense and includes:
- a CDS encoding Crp/Fnr family transcriptional regulator, which translates into the protein MTIEKCINEFDVDDVIFEEGSTGRELFVVLDGKVEIAKMNGTGKTVIAALGKGEFFGEMAVIDGSSRSATAIAAAPNTRVMRINHARFVYLVSQQPAFALMIMDALSKRLRASNTITYRAAGGS